The following is a genomic window from Prunus persica cultivar Lovell chromosome G7, Prunus_persica_NCBIv2, whole genome shotgun sequence.
aaaaaaaaaaaaagagagggagaggatGGTTAGGCCATCTTCATGAATGACGATACTTGCATATCACCAGAGTTCATTCAAATGCACacaggaaagaaaaaacacaaattgTATATAAACTGCCGTAGTGCCTCACTTTGTATATCagtgtattttttaataagagTATCAGTATTAAGTATTTACCAGCCAAACATATGCAGCTCTTTTTAGGGGGGAAGTGAAATTTAACCTGGACAACAAAAACATTTTCTGGAGCTAAATGTTTTATGGCGCTTGAAACAGGAATGGTATCCCGGCCAGATGCAACCACCAGCAACGGGCCGTCTCTGGAGAGAACATGAAGCATGCATgtagatatattttttttactaataaagaaattaccaaacaaaatttgaaataattcaaaaacCCCTGCATTAAGACTAAAGTAACATCATATATGTTGTATAAGCTTGTGAGGATGATGAACACGAAGCACAAACAATGGAACCCACGTATCTAACTAAAAGATTTAATCATTGAAAAATAGAAAGGAAGTAGCAACATACGTGTCAAATGTTTGACGAGCCATTTCTGCAATCTGCTTTGCATCAGCTTCCAAAACATCAGGATGAGAGGCCTGAGCTAGAACCATTTTCAGCAGAAAAATGAACTATTAGTTCAAGTTGTTCAACCTTCTTCCCTTCAACTATGAAATCTAAGTGGGCCccacataaaataaagtaCAGTAGAGATAACTTGTTGACAGAATTCACATTGCAAGGCAGCATGAAGGACTAAAACAATACAAGTACGAGTACCTGTTCTTTCAGCAGGAAGAGGCATGACTTTTCTATGGAGAGAAAGTGGAAGCCAGTGAAGCCACTCATTAATTCCTCCTCTTGGCCGAGTAACACGCTGCACAATCATTAATCAATCAATTaaaccaaccaaaaacaaCGCTCAGAACCAAGCTAAAACAATATcaagagttttttttgttttctctttacaaaaagattaaaaatttATACTCACGTAGACGGATTGACGACCCCAGAGGCCCAGAGCACGAACCAAACCAATGCTCTGATTCTCTGCACCCGCGAACCCATTTCCGATCACAACAGCTCTTCTGATTCTACTAGCTCGGTGGACCCCACCTTGGAACATCTCCGCCATGCCTAAAAGCCCAAGGGCTTCAAATCTCTTCAGTcatcatttcatttctcttctagtctcctcttcctcttttgcTGCTTGTTCGTCCAAAACCCCACGAAGCCTTAAACCACGAGTTTGAAACAAACGACAGGTCGTATCGGAGTAACGACATGTCGTGCTTTCTGGGTGTCTGGGTTTATTTACGGGACGAAGCGAAGCGAAACGAAACGACTTATTGTAAAACCCTTTCCAAGTTGAAGCCTTTTGCTCAGTCTGTGCGAGTCTTGGAGTCTGAAAGATGTGGGCAAGTGCAGAAGGAGGGTCTCCGGAGGTCACTCTAGAAACCTCCATGGGCGCTTTCACTGTTgaggtaattttttttcttcctaactTTCCCTTACTTCCCCGGAAGCCAAGCTGAGACTTCAATCCATCAAGTTCGTATTTTGacgttatttatttttttgtaaattattgAAAATCGTAGCTTTACTACAAACACGCACCAAGGACTTGCAGAAACTTCATTGAGCTCTCTCGCAGAGGTTATTATGACAATGTCAAATTCCACAGAATCATCAAGGtttcaaaattggacttttggtttcttttttttcttttttttcccccattACTGATGGTTGAATTGTTAATTGGATTTAGGATTTTATAGTGCAAGGTGGAGATCCCACCGGGACAGGAAGGGGTGGAGAATCCATTTATGGGTAtgctttgcttcttcttttatttatttttatttattatttagttAAACGTTGAAGgatatttataataatctaTACCCATTGAAGGGTTGTGGGAAATACTTTTATCATAACTCATAGTTAATGCCTTCTTGTATCATGCGTTTCAGTGCAAAGTTTGAGGATGAGATAAGAACAGAGTTGAAGCATACTGGAGCTGGCATCTTATCTATGGCGAATGCTGGTCCAAATACAAATGGAAGCCAGTTCTTTATCACGCTGGCGCCATGCCCATCACTGGATGGTAATATAATCTTTACCCAGTAATGTCTAGACTTTGTTTAATCAAACTGGTCTggtcctttttctttattttgtttcatatGTGTTTTCTGCAGTATGCCACCTTTTGTTTTACTTAATCTGCATAAAAGTGGCGCTTAGCAGTTACCAGTAAATGTTTTTTGCTTTATGATGGGCTAAGTATACAATGTGGTTGGGTGCACTTCTGACCGTAAATGGCTTT
Proteins encoded in this region:
- the LOC18771154 gene encoding peptidyl-prolyl cis-trans isomerase CYP18-2 → MWASAEGGSPEVTLETSMGAFTVELYYKHAPRTCRNFIELSRRGYYDNVKFHRIIKDFIVQGGDPTGTGRGGESIYGAKFEDEIRTELKHTGAGILSMANAGPNTNGSQFFITLAPCPSLDGKHTIFGRVCKGMEIIKRLGSVQTDNNDRPVHDVKILRTSVKD